A region of Vitis riparia cultivar Riparia Gloire de Montpellier isolate 1030 chromosome 1, EGFV_Vit.rip_1.0, whole genome shotgun sequence DNA encodes the following proteins:
- the LOC117931690 gene encoding protein PHYTOCHROME KINASE SUBSTRATE 1-like: MAMVTLTSGCNNFSHSDNHLRDVSFSSYVNGTDEPFVLKLAESNGSLSTVTTSPQERLYLGRKKAEDGEIGVFGAEKYFNGGMDEEKPSIANKIRGMNETPRLANKNGGTNEEKSLTASKSARRCQHQNEEGVGFEAIKPKIQPGTPSMISESSFMRSESSWDSQSALLTSVPRNPPRNKTKMTPGKSLLASLCSKCSCSDKNSVETDEYVGENRPNKGASCGGVDGEAITKEPIKTGQELIDLVQINKQRSESWGKEAMQHKKFNELGIGLHRENCFTLPVAKSGAGNLAVKLQLGEGEGRKPRKSLEIFGSPILQKGHKSLSLERRLTMLSWEATPRVEEPGINNDTESDASSDLFEIESLSSRVAPFLARQESDGMSGCITPTTCYAPSEASIEWSVVTASVADYSVMSDSDEQRPPSITSSKPVFTSITPTKTASKEVKRRPPSILSGCKNDKAVRVAGDAYMTNDKAISDPRGRHRSSAFVPMPTTRFEAETTLTGFGSGSSFSRSHSQHASHLLYI, from the coding sequence ATGGCTATGGTTACATTGACATCTGGGTGCAACAACTTCTCGCATAGTGATAATCACCTTCGTGATGTCTCCTTTTCTTCTTACGTAAATGGCACTGATGAACCCTTTGTACTTAAACTTGCTGAGTCAAATGGAAGTCTCAGTACCGTCACCACTTCCCCACAGGAGCGTCTTTACTTGGGACGAAAGAAGGCGGAAGATGGAGAGATCGGTGTCTTTGGTGCGGAGAAATACTTTAATGGAGGAATGGATGAAGAGAAGCCAAGCATTGCCAACAAGATTCGAGGAATGAATGAGACGCCAAGACTTGCCAACAAGAATGGAGGAACAAATGAGGAGAAGTCATTAACTGCCAGCAAGAGTGCAAGGAGGTGCCAACATCAGAACGAGGAAGGGGTTGGTTTTGAAGCTATCAAACCAAAAATTCAGCCAGGAACTCCAAGCATGATTTCAGAATCAAGTTTTATGCGTTCAGAATCAAGCTGGGATAGTCAAAGCGCGTTGCTGACAAGTGTTCCGAGAAACCCACCTCGGAATAAGACAAAGATGACACCAGGAAAAAGTTTGCTGGCCAGTCTATGTTCCAAATGCTCTTGTTCTGATAAGAACTCTGTAGAAACTGATGAATATGTTGGTGAAAACAGGCCCAACAAAGGTGCTAGCTGTGGAGGAGTTGATGGTGAAGCAATCACAAAAGAACCCATTAAAACTGGCCAGGAACTAATTGATCTAGTTCAAATTAACAAACAAAGGTCAGAATCCTGGGGCAAGGAGGCGATGCAGCACAAGAAATTCAATGAGTTGGGAATTGGGCTGCACAGAGAAAACTGTTTTACGCTCCCAGTTGCAAAATCCGGAGCAGGAAATCTGGCAGTTAAATTACAGTTAGGAGAAGGGGAAGGGAGGAAGCCCCGGAAGTCCTTAGAGATATTTGGGTCCCCTATACTGCAAAAGGGACACAAGTCTTTAAGCCTTGAGAGAAGGTTAACCATGTTGAGTTGGGAAGCTACTCCAAGAGTAGAGGAACCTGGAATCAACAATGATACCGAGAGTGATGCAAGTTCAGACTTGTTTGAGATAGAGAGCCTCTCCAGCAGAGTGGCCCCATTTTTAGCACGCCAAGAATCAGATGGCATGTCTGGCTGCATCACTCCCACAACTTGTTATGCACCAAGCGAAGCAAGCATAGAGTGGAGTGTCGTTACGGCCAGTGTTGCAGATTACTCGGTGATGTCAGACAGTGATGAGCAAAGGCCACCGTCGATCACATCCAGTAAACCAGTTTTTACAAGTATTACACCTACCAAAACTGCAAGCAAAGAGGTAAAGAGGCGTCCTCCAAGCATTCTGTCCGGCTGCAAGAATGACAAGGCTGTGAGAGTTGCAGGAGATGCCTACATGACAAATGATAAGGCAATTTCTGATCCAAGAGGGCGTCACAGGTCTTCAGCGTTCGTCCCAATGCCTACGACAAGGTTTGAAGCAGAGACTACACTGACCGGGTTTGGCTCCGGAAGCTCATTCTCCCGCTCACACTCGCAACATGCTTCGCATCTTTTATACATCTAG
- the LOC117917647 gene encoding probable methyltransferase PMT2: MATKIISADSRTRSSISIFIVVGLCCFFYILGAWQRSGFGKGDSIAVEMTKSGADCSIISNLNFETHHGGEPVTTDDSESKPKVFKPCRSKYIDYTPCQHQKRAMTFPRENMVYRERHCPAENEKLHCLIPAPEGYVTPFPWPKSRDYVPYANAPYKSLTVEKAVQNWIQYEGNVFRFPGGGTQFPQGADAYINQLASVIPIDNGTVRTALDTGCGVASWGAYLLKKNVIAMSFAPRDNHEAQVQFALERGVPAVIGVLGTIKLPYPSRAFDMAHCSRCLIPWGANDGIYMMEVDRVLRPGGYWVLSGPPINWRNNYKAWLRPKEELQEEQRKIEDIARLLCWEKKYEQGEIAIWQKRVNAGACSGRQDDARATFCKAEETDDTWYKNMEPCISPYPDVNSPDEVSGGELQPFPKRLYAVPPRVASGSIPGVSVETYLEDNKLWKKHLNAYKKINKIIDSGRYRNIMDMNAGLGGFAAALESPKLWVMNVVPTIAEKSTLGAVYERGLIGIYHDWCEAFSTYPRTYDLIHAHGVFSLYKDKCDAEDILLEMDRILRPEGAVIFRDEVDVLIKVKKIVGGMRWDTKLVDHEDGPLVSEKILVAVKQYWVVSAENSTSSQ; the protein is encoded by the exons ATGGCAACCAAAATAATCTCAGCCGACAGTAGGACTAGGAGCTCTATATCTATCTTCATTGTAGTTGGTTTGTgctgtttcttctatatattggGTGCATGGCAAAGAAGTGGTTTTGGGAAGGGGGACAGCATAGCTGTGGAGATGACCAAGAGTGGGGCAGACTGTAGTATTatctcaaatttgaattttgagacCCATCATGGTGGTGAACCTGTGACAACTGATGATTCAGAATCAAAACCCAAAGTATTTAAGCCATGCCGTTCCAAATACATTGATTATACACCTTGCCAGCATCAGAAGCGGGCAATGACCTTCCCGAGGGAAAATATGGTTTACCGAGAAAGACATTGTCCAGCAGAAAATGAAAAGCTACATTGTCTAATCCCTGCACCAGAAGGATATGTAACACCTTTTCCTTGGCCAAAGAGTCGTGACTATGTACCCTATGCAAATGCACCATATAAGAGCTTGACAGTTGAGAAGGCTGTTCAGAACTGGATTCAATATGAGGGTAACGTGTTTAGGTTCCCAGGTGGAGGAACACAGTTTCCTCAAGGAGCAGATGCATATATTAATCAGCTTGCTTCTGTGATACCAATTGATAATGGTACAGTTAGAACTGCACTGGACACTGGATGTGGG GTTGCAAGCTGGGGTGCGTaccttttgaagaaaaatgtcaTAGCTATGTCATTTGCACCTAGGGACAATCATGAGGCACAGGTTCAGTTCGCTCTCGAAAGGGGTGTACCTGCTGTTATTGGTGTTCTTGGAACAATAAAGCTGCCATATCCATCTAGAGCTTTTGACATGGCCCACTGTTCTCGCTGCTTAATTCCATGGGGTGCAAATG ATGGAATTTACATGATGGAAGTTGATAGAGTACTTAGACCTGGTGGCTACTGGGTGCTTTCAGGTCCTCCAATTAATTGGAGGAACAACTATAAAGCTTGGCTGCGGCCTAAAGAGGAACTCCAGGAGGAGCAGAGAAAGATTGAAGACATTGCCAGACTTCTTTGCTGGGAGAAGAAATATGAGCAAGGTGAAATTGCAATTTGGCAGAAGAGAGTGAATGCTGGTGCATGCAGTGGCAGACAAGATGATGCTCGAGCTACATTTTGCAAAGCTGAAGAAACAGATGATACTTG GTACAAGAATATGGAGCCATGCATAAGTCCATATCCTGATGTTAACAGTCCAGATGAAGTTTCTGGTGGAGAACTGCAGCCATTTCCCAAGAGGCTTTATGCTGTCCCTCCTAGAGTAGCTAGTGGATCTATTCCTGGAGTCTCTGTTGAGACATACCTGGAGGACAATAAACTATGGAAGAAGCACTTaaatgcttataaaaaaattaataaaattattgactCAGGAAGGTACCGAAACATCATGGATATGAATGCTGGGTTGGGAGGTTTTGCTGCTGCACTTGAATCTCCTAAATTGTGGGTTATGAATGTTGTACCCACCATAGCTGAGAAAAGTACTCTTGGTGCTGTATACGAACGAGGACTGATTGGCATCTACCATGACTG GTGTGAAGCTTTCTCTACATACCCAAGGACATACGACCTTATTCATGCCCATGGTGTTTTCAGTTTATACAAGGACAA ATGTGATGCGGAGGACATTCTTCTGGAGATGGACCGGATTTTGAGACCAGAAGGTGCTGTCATATTCCGCGATGAAGTTGATGTGCTAatcaaagtgaagaaaatagtaGGAGGAATGAGGTGGGATACAAAATTGGTGGATCATGAGGATGGTCCCCTTGTTTCTGAGAAGATATTGGTCGCAGTTAAACAATACTGGGTTGTGAGTGCAGAGAATTCCACATCCTCACAGTAA